A single Amblyraja radiata isolate CabotCenter1 chromosome 36, sAmbRad1.1.pri, whole genome shotgun sequence DNA region contains:
- the LOC116966303 gene encoding sialic acid-binding Ig-like lectin 12, protein MIGKACFLLSLLQAVVSGQWSADNPGAVTAQNGLCARIPCHYKYPSYLNNEPRTGSWYNSDTQSVAFHSRNPSVISRKFQRRTRLSGVLRHNDCSLVIDNVIQQDTGSYFFRVDFGNRNGYNYHPVTQLRVTDFTDKPTIFPAEMVAGQPVNVTCSFNTTCDGTAPTLTWVTPADEPPSASRSVTQWGDTLTYTSVLSLTPALKHHGQNLTCRVTYPTVSSEQILTMAVQYAPQNLSITFPDNVNSSRVIIKAGNSAAILCSVQSFPTSNLTWRHLGVTLNTTRSSNELWMEFTQLTRQDAGVYQCVAENEHGTAEKDVTVTVECE, encoded by the exons ATGATCGGGAAAGCGtgcttcctcctctcccttctccaag ccGTGGTGTCGGGACAGTGGAGTGCGGACAATCCCGGAGCTGTGACAGCGCAGAATGGTTTGTGTGCACGGATTCCGTGTCACTACAAATACCCGTCGTATCTGAACAATGAACCACGGACTGGAAGCTGGTATAACAGTGATACACAGTCTGTAGCCTTCCACTCCAGGAATCCCAGTGTAATATCAAGAAAGTTTCAGCGTCGGACCCGGCTGTCAGGAGTCCTGAGACACAACGACTGTTCCCTGGTTATAGACAACGTCATTCAGCAAGATAcgggttcttattttttcagagtTGATTTTGGAAATAGAAATGGTTACAACTACCACCCTGTAACACAGCTCCGTGTTACTG ATTTCACAGATAAACCCACGATATTCCCTGCTGAAATGGTGGCAGGTCAGCCTGTGAACGTGACCTGCTCCTTCAACACCACATGTGATGGAACAGCCCCCACCTTAACCTGGGTCACCCCCGCTGATGAACCACCGTCAGCCTCACGCAGCGTAACTCAGTGGGGAGACACTCTGACATATACTTCTGTTCTGTCCCTGACCCCAGCACTCAAACATCACGGGCAAAACCTCACCTGCAGAGTCACATACCCAACTGTCTCATCCGAGCAGATCCTCACAATGGCTGTTCAAT ATGCTCCAcagaatctctcaatcacttTCCCCGACAACGTGAACAGTTCCCGGGTCATTATAAAGGCAGGAAACTCTGCAGCGATCCTCTGCTCCGTCCAGAGTTTCCCaacatctaacctgacgtggagacatctcggtgtcacgctgaacacaacacgttccagcaacgagctgtggatggagttcactcagctgacacggcaggatgctggggtctatcagtgtgtggcgGAGAATGAACACGGGACAGCAGAGAAGGATGTGACCGTCACTGTAGAATGTGAGTAG